A single genomic interval of Eurosta solidaginis isolate ZX-2024a chromosome 3, ASM4086904v1, whole genome shotgun sequence harbors:
- the LOC137243500 gene encoding lysozyme 2-like, which produces MKVLAITILALALATTAFGRILTRCSLAREMLDLGVPKDQLARWTCIALRESAYNTTLIYTNTNGSKDYGIFQINDRWWCQPSDGSFSDNECKIDCVDFLVDDIAPSVTCSQQILRQQGWTAWHTLKFCNGTLPSIDDCFVC; this is translated from the coding sequence ATGAAAGTTCTTGCCATCACCATACTCGCTTTGGCGTTAGCTACAACAGCATTTGGGAGAATTCTTACACGCTGCTCATTAGCTCGTGAAATGCTCGACTTAGGTGTGCCAAAGGACCAATTGGCACGTTGGACCTGCATCGCTTTGCGAGAAAGCGCATATAACACCACGCTCATCTACACAAATACGAATGGCTCAAAGGACTATGGTATATTCCAGATAAATGACAGATGGTGGTGTCAACCTTCTGATGGTAGTTTCTCTGATAACGAATGCAAAATTGATTGTGTTGATTTTCTTGTCGATGATATTGCTCCATCTGTGACCTGTTCTCAACAGATACTAAGGCAACAAGGTTGGACAGCATGGCATACTTTGAAATTCTGTAACGGTACACTGCCCAGCATTGATGATTGTTTCGTGTGTTAG